A part of Gemmatimonas groenlandica genomic DNA contains:
- a CDS encoding Tex family protein has protein sequence MTDTIAPAIVARVATELSLNPQQVQRTLALFAEGATLPFVARYRKEMTGGLDEVQLRDVRERAEYLNELEDRRTAVLKSIDEQGKLDDTLKASILSADTKQALEDLYLPFKPKRRTRAMIARERGLGPLAEGLWNGSLDDGGALAAAVGHLLPEVDGKPSEVPTVDAALQGARDILSEQVAEDALIRGWVREITRAKGVVKSSVMTGKASDESKFKDYFDYAESLGTIPSHRMLAIRRGETEGDLMWRVEAPLEEINARMAREVIGDRKASQQLTLVAADAYKRLLSPAIEVELRVELKTRADDEAITIFGRNLEQLLLSSPAGEKRVIGLDPGFRTGVKVAVVSATGALVHTDTLYLHQEDRFAGAIRMLLQRFTPELIAIGNGTASRETENLTKAAMRELDPPVGGERPQVVVVNEAGASVYSASDLARAEFPELDVSLRGAVSIARRLQDPLAELVKIDPKSIGVGQYQHDVNQSRLKQRLDDIVESCVNRVGVEVNTASAALLGYVAGIGPGLAQAIVSLRDQRGRLTSRADLKDVPRLGAKAFEQAAGFLRVRGGVHPLDSSAVHPERYALVERMAKDLKADVSSLVGNESLVDSIELTKYVSDDVGMPTLRDIVAELKKPGRDPRAAFEPPAFRDDIQKPSDLLPGMVLEGVVTNIVAFGAFVDIGVHQDGLVHVSQLADRYIKDPNDAVKVGQKVKVTVQAIDLARGRIALSMRSDGGSGTGKPQGGGERGEGGTRRDVTSNTRGPARPAPSNKPTPKPFVPTKGAVAPNGIRFK, from the coding sequence ATGACCGACACGATTGCTCCCGCCATCGTCGCGCGCGTCGCGACGGAACTCTCGCTGAATCCGCAACAGGTTCAGCGCACACTCGCCCTCTTCGCTGAGGGTGCCACCCTGCCGTTCGTCGCTCGCTATCGCAAGGAGATGACGGGCGGCCTCGACGAGGTGCAGCTGCGCGATGTGCGCGAGCGCGCCGAATATCTGAACGAACTCGAGGATCGCCGCACCGCGGTGCTGAAGAGCATCGACGAGCAGGGCAAACTCGACGACACGCTCAAGGCGTCGATCCTCTCTGCGGATACCAAGCAGGCACTCGAAGATCTCTATCTGCCCTTCAAGCCCAAGCGTCGCACGCGCGCCATGATTGCGCGTGAACGCGGACTTGGACCGTTGGCGGAAGGATTGTGGAACGGCTCGCTCGATGATGGCGGCGCACTGGCCGCTGCAGTGGGACATCTCCTGCCTGAGGTCGATGGGAAGCCGTCGGAAGTGCCGACCGTGGATGCCGCCCTGCAGGGCGCGCGCGACATCCTATCCGAACAGGTGGCTGAAGACGCGCTCATTCGCGGATGGGTGCGCGAGATCACACGCGCCAAGGGTGTCGTGAAGAGCAGCGTGATGACCGGCAAGGCGAGTGACGAATCGAAGTTCAAGGATTACTTCGACTACGCCGAGTCGCTGGGCACCATTCCCAGCCATCGTATGCTGGCCATTCGTCGCGGCGAGACCGAAGGCGATTTGATGTGGCGCGTGGAAGCGCCGCTCGAAGAGATCAACGCCCGCATGGCACGCGAGGTGATCGGTGATCGCAAGGCGTCGCAGCAGCTCACGTTGGTGGCTGCCGATGCGTACAAGCGTTTGCTGTCGCCGGCCATCGAAGTGGAATTGCGCGTGGAGCTCAAGACGCGCGCCGACGATGAAGCCATCACGATCTTCGGTCGCAACCTCGAGCAGTTGCTGCTGTCGTCACCGGCGGGTGAGAAGCGGGTGATCGGCCTCGACCCCGGCTTCCGTACCGGTGTGAAGGTGGCCGTGGTCAGTGCCACCGGTGCGCTGGTGCACACCGACACGCTGTACTTGCATCAGGAAGACCGCTTCGCCGGGGCGATTCGGATGCTCCTGCAGCGCTTCACGCCCGAGCTGATCGCGATCGGCAACGGCACAGCCAGCCGTGAAACGGAGAATCTCACCAAGGCCGCGATGCGCGAGCTCGATCCGCCGGTCGGCGGCGAGCGTCCGCAGGTGGTGGTGGTGAATGAGGCCGGTGCCTCCGTGTACTCGGCCTCCGATCTCGCCCGCGCCGAGTTCCCGGAACTCGACGTGTCGCTGCGCGGCGCGGTGTCGATTGCCCGTCGCTTGCAGGATCCACTGGCGGAGCTGGTGAAGATCGACCCCAAGAGCATCGGCGTGGGCCAGTACCAGCACGACGTGAATCAGTCGCGGCTCAAGCAGCGCCTGGACGACATCGTGGAAAGCTGCGTGAACCGGGTGGGTGTCGAGGTCAACACCGCCTCGGCGGCGCTGCTGGGCTACGTGGCCGGCATCGGCCCGGGACTCGCCCAAGCCATCGTGTCGCTCCGCGATCAGCGCGGTCGCCTCACCTCGCGGGCCGATCTCAAGGACGTGCCGCGCCTCGGCGCCAAGGCATTCGAACAGGCAGCTGGTTTCCTTCGGGTGCGTGGCGGTGTGCATCCGCTCGATTCGAGCGCGGTGCACCCCGAGCGGTACGCGTTGGTCGAGCGGATGGCCAAGGACCTCAAGGCCGATGTGAGCTCGCTGGTGGGCAACGAGTCGCTCGTGGACTCGATCGAGCTCACCAAGTACGTAAGTGACGACGTCGGTATGCCGACGCTGCGCGACATCGTGGCGGAGCTCAAGAAGCCGGGCCGCGATCCACGTGCGGCCTTCGAGCCGCCTGCCTTTCGGGACGACATTCAGAAGCCGTCGGATCTGCTGCCGGGCATGGTGCTCGAGGGTGTGGTCACCAACATCGTGGCCTTCGGCGCCTTCGTGGACATCGGCGTGCACCAGGATGGGCTCGTACACGTGAGCCAACTGGCCGATCGCTACATCAAGGATCCCAACGATGCCGTGAAGGTTGGACAGAAGGTGAAGGTGACGGTGCAAGCGATCGATCTGGCTCGTGGCCGGATCGCCCTCAGCATGCGCAGCGATGGCGGCAGCGGGACCGGCAAGCCCCAGGGCGGCGGCGAGCGGGGCGAGGGGGGGACCCGGCGTGATGTCACGTCCAACACTCGCGGTCCGGCACGACCGGCGCCCAGCAACAAGCCGACGCCCAAGCCCTTTGTACCCACCAAGGGTGCCGTTGCCCCCAACGGGATTCGCTTCAAGTAG
- a CDS encoding NADPH-dependent F420 reductase yields the protein MSSHTIAIIGAGNVGATLGRRFAEAGHRVIFGLRTPDDAKYAPLDGDRRSRDTIAGAAARADVVLLATPWKAAQDALAAAGDLAGKTLIDATNPIGPGMVLTHGTNDSGAEQVSRWSPGAHVVKAFNSVGVEVMANARFGTIDAPQHALLFLCGDDIASCDVVAQLAADLDFAPVRLGPLVRARVIEPAALLWITATSVLGTREFAFGLLHRAS from the coding sequence ATGTCCTCGCACACCATCGCCATCATTGGCGCCGGCAATGTCGGCGCGACCCTCGGCCGGCGTTTCGCCGAAGCGGGACATCGTGTCATCTTCGGGCTGCGCACGCCCGACGATGCGAAGTACGCACCGCTGGATGGCGATCGCCGTTCACGCGATACGATTGCCGGTGCGGCCGCCCGCGCGGACGTGGTGCTACTGGCCACGCCGTGGAAGGCGGCGCAGGACGCGCTGGCCGCGGCCGGCGATCTTGCCGGCAAGACGCTGATCGACGCAACCAATCCGATCGGTCCTGGCATGGTGTTGACGCACGGGACCAATGATTCCGGCGCCGAGCAGGTGAGTCGATGGTCGCCGGGCGCCCATGTGGTCAAGGCGTTCAATTCGGTCGGCGTCGAGGTCATGGCGAATGCGCGATTCGGTACCATCGATGCACCGCAGCATGCGTTGCTGTTCCTCTGCGGAGATGATATCGCATCGTGCGACGTCGTCGCACAGCTGGCGGCCGACCTGGATTTTGCACCGGTGCGACTTGGTCCACTGGTGCGGGCTCGCGTCATCGAACCGGCCGCACTGCTGTGGATTACCGCGACCTCGGTGCTGGGCACGCGGGAGTTCGCGTTCGGACTACTGCATCGCGCGTCGTAG